In the genome of Tachysurus vachellii isolate PV-2020 chromosome 9, HZAU_Pvac_v1, whole genome shotgun sequence, one region contains:
- the ppp1r15b gene encoding protein phosphatase 1 regulatory subunit 15B: protein MESVFGKAREGSAMQRFSHSGKALLPLTRQILIVLWENVRLMLHVICCSLMAVFQMFRFEVHLRITDDTGEHIQHMTNARGDTEGLLLSSLFKSPLSRFNKDPFNLNTHSRSVLSSLVKDDLCCSLVDNLVSHATECLNDNEDVCAGEQFAWKHRFDWKGLESRVDEECIQSVHGKDVHEQSDCCTGLDCNLSRLTLKSQSSDSEFSWGSSDSSSIDRENCDGLWDLLRCSNDPYHPLHFTACISSAVTNKQRTQTGSSQQRNEFTSMPSSVSCCSDTSEQGNMEIFNSEDEEEALWKSLCRNDDPYHPLNFRALLNSAHTFKDSHEKSPKTSRDPRSTRCPKAFLMQRQIISHQCPQLCVEKPAKVPWKKPLNKTVDAKITKKISTLKRVKFSPIVQIHKMRAWSFALQACRKGPWEEHARDRDRFKRRIWETEQAIGYCFMQSHRDKFLIYHQSTK from the exons ATGGAAAGCGTTTTTGGAAAGGCGAGAGAGGGAAGCGCAATGCAGCGCTTCAGCCACAGCGGCAAGGCGCTTTTACCGTTGACCAGACAGATTCTGATAGTACTGTGGGAAAACGTTCGCTTAATGCTTCACGTCATCTGTTGCAGCCTTATGGCAG TTTTCCAGATGTTCAGATTTGAAGTTCACCTGCGCATCACAGATGACACAGGAGAACATATTCAGCACATGACGAATGCTCGTGGTGATACTGAAGGTTTACTGCTGTCATCACTGTTTAAAAGTCCTCTGTCAAGGTTTAACAAGGATCCTTTTAACCTAAACACGCATTCCAGGTCTGTTCTCTCCAGTCTTGTTAAAGATGATCTCTGCTGCTCACTGGTGGACAATTTAGTATCTCACGCAACTGAGTGTCTCAATGATAATGAAGATGTGTGTGCAGGCGAGCAGTTTGCCTGGAAGCACAGATTTGACTGGAAAGGCCTAGAGAGTAGAGTAGATGAAGAATGTATACAAAGTGTTCATGGGAAGGATGTTCATGAACAGAGTGATTGTTGTACTGGCCTGGACTGTAATTTATCAAGGTTAACGCTGAAAAGTCAAAGTTCAGATAGCGAGTTCAGCTGGGGCAGCTCAGACAGTTCCTCCATAGATCGAGAGAACTGTGATGGGCTCTGGGATCTTCTTAGGTGTTCAAATGATCCCTACCACCCACTGCACTTCACAGCGTGTATATCCAGTGCAGTTACTAATAAACAGAGAACACAAACAGGATCAAGTCAGCAAAGAAACGAGTTCACATCAATGCCATCTAGTGTGTCATGTTGCTCAGATACTAGTGAGCAAGGAAACATGGAGATTTTCAACTCGGAAGACGAAGAGGAGGCATTGTGGAAGTCTCTGTGTCGGAATGACGACCCTTACCACCCACTGAATTTTAGAGCTCTTCTTAACAGTGCACATACATTTAAAGACTCCCATGAGAAAAGCCCTAAAACATCCAGAGACCCCAGAAGCACTAGATGTCCTAAGGCATTTTTGATGCAAAGGCAAATTATCAGTCACCAGTGTCCTCAGTTGTGTGTGGAAAAGCCAGCAAAAGTTCCCTGGAAAAAGCCCCTAAATAAGACTGTTGATGCCAAGATAACAAAGAAAATTTCTACTTTGAAaagg GTGAAATTCTCTCCAATTGTTCAAATACACAAGATGAGAGCCTGGTCATTTGCTCTTCAAGCATGCCGTAAGGGTCCATGGGAGGAGCATGCTCGGGATAGGGACCGTTTCAAGAGGAGAATTTGGGAAACAGAGCAGGCCATAGGATATTGTTTCATGCAGTCACACAGAGATAAGTTTTTGATCTATCACCAAAGCACCAAATAA